Part of the Juglans regia cultivar Chandler chromosome 14, Walnut 2.0, whole genome shotgun sequence genome, TGTAAAGGCTTAGAAGAGTACTGGTGAGATGAATTAAACGGTAACTGATGACTTTTTGCTGCACGACATGTTGAACAAGGTGGAGAAGTAGACTGAGTAGAAGCTGGAAGTTGATACTTGGAGATAATCCGAGAGACAAGTTGAAGAGATGGATGACCCAAGCGTGAGTGCCACTGAGAGGGAGTAGTGTGCTCACCAATGAGAGCCTGTGCTGAAGTGAAAGAAGGAAGAATGTTGGTGAATGAGTAAAGGCCATTACGCATGGGACCATGGAGAAGGTGGACTCTCGTTGTTGCATCCTTCACAATAAAATGATCActatgaaattcaaaaacaacAGAGTTATCAAGGCAAAATTTCTGAACTGAGACTAAGTTTTTGGTTATGGCAGGTACATGTAAAAGATTTTTAAGATTAAAGGAGTGAGAGGAAGTAGTAAATTTAGAGTCACCAATGTTAGCAATAGGTAGCTCGCTGCCATCACCAACTCGAATATGCTCATTACCACCATATGGTCCTGAAGTGATGTTGAGGTTTGACATGTCAGAGGTGATGTGGTTGGTTGCAGCTATATCAGGATACTAGGATTGGTCAAGTGTAGGGAAGGAGCTGCTGAAGTTGGCAGAGAGACTTTTAAGAGAGCACTTTGATAAGCATGATCAAAGCGATAAAAGCATTTTATGGCACTGTGACTAGCTTTGCCACAGACTTGACAGGTTGTTTTGGAGTGAGGAAGAGGTGAAGGTTGAGATGAGAAGGGATTTGGAGTGTAGGTGGAGGGGGAATGACGACCACGACCATGACAGCGAGAAGGGCCGCAGTTCTAACCTCGATAGTTTCCTCGCCCACGATTGTTGAAGTGTGGAGAGCTAGAAGTATAATTTGCAGAGAGAGTGGTAGACATGGGTAGATGATTAGAATGAACCAAACGACTCTCAAGGGTAAGGAGAAAACTGTATAATTCCTCAGGGGACATTAGTTCAAGTCTGGCTGTGACAGAGGTAACAAGGGCATCATAGTCACTGTTTAAGTCAACAAGGAGATAAGAGGTGAATTCATCGGAGGAAATGGGTGCGCTAGCAGCACACATAGTATCTGAGAGATGTTTGAGTTTTCGAAAATAGTAAAAAACAAAGCTAGCACCTTTGGAAATGGTGGCTAACTGATAACGAAGTTGAATCACACGAGCATGCGATTGGGAAGCAAAGAGTTTTTCAATAGCTGACCAAGCAACTTGAGAGGTAGAATGCCCAACCATTTGAGCAATCAGATTATAGGAAAGAGTCGAAATTTTGACACTGAGGATCATCTGATCCATTTTGGTCCAAGCAAGAAAATTTGGATTAACAGTAGTCTTATCAGAGAGAAGTCGAGAAGGTGGTTTACTTGAGCCATCGACAAAATGGAAAAGGTCTTGGCCCCGAAGGTAGGGAACCATATGTGTGCGCCAGAGGAGATAgttttcattagtaaatttTACTGTaacaagatgagaaaaatgaggaagggagggagaagaagatgatgcgTTTTGTTTGGGTGGTGCGTCACCCATAGTGTTAGACGTTTGTCTTGATAATGGCTCTTGATATCATGCTAGAGAGCAGGCTCaagaataatatttctcattgaTGATAAGTATTCAGTACAGTGTTGCTTATATAGAGAACAAAGAGGATCCCAGAACATTCAGAAATTTTGTCAAATACCTATTGTGCAACTTGCACACTAAAGCAGTAAAGCTACACTATAGCAGTCAGTGATAACAAATCCTCACtacaatacaaaaaacaaattctCAAGGTATAATTACAGAAGAGGAcacaataaaatcataaatctcaATTCTGTTGATTATTTGATGAGCTGCAGATATTCGTATGAGAGGGCTGACTATGTTGAGTGCCACGGCAAGATGCTGCTGAGCTGGGTGTATCACTGGTGCTACTGCTGTTAAACACCTGCAGGATTTATGATCAGTAATTCTCTAGCTAATCAAAATGCATGTCTGTAATCTTCATAAAATACTAAGATTTATGACCTCAAAAAAGTCTGCAGTACAACGTACAGACACGAAATTATTAGCATCTCATGAATGGTTTCTTTATAAGTTCTGAACATAGGATTTATTTCTGGTCTGGATACGAAATTCCTTCCTTTTGCTCGGGAAACATGAATGCATGCAGCTAATATCATGATCGCTATTTTTCTCTATTAATTCACGTTGACGATATTAAATGTACGCGCGTATGACTATTGGGAGTGTGAGTTCGAATATAATGATCATCTAATTATACCGCTCACAGCCTCACATGAGGTACTCATCATGATCTCAATTACTTCGCTCTCAGAGTCTCAACATGCCATTCATGACGGCCGACTTCCTTGATTAATTGATAAAAGTTCTTTAATTACCCATCCGGCCTTACAGCTAGCATATGTATCACCCCGCGGGCGGCCtgatttataaaaacaaaagaaattttcctttttccaaaaGTCTTTCATGTatgattactatatatatatgatattaagtACTCAACCTACGGTTAGCAAAAAGACGTTCTTTAGCGGGCCGGCCAATCACATGCGCGCTTGAATATCACTAGACATGCATGAATTTACCTTGGGCtttgagattatatatattggtctTGATCTCAATGATCtctgctgcatgcatgctaaTTAAGTTAACGAAATCAAGGGTATCGCGACTAATTAGCCTTGAAATACGGGTCTGACAAGAACCCTCATTGTACAAATGAATCTGCGTATAGCCATAGGCATGAAACACGTTCCTCTCGCTTCAAATGCAGTACTTGATGCTTGATAGCTCTGTAAAGCAAATTCTAACGTTATACTTGAAAAGGATTCTTTCACGAGATTGTCGGGGAtgatctctgtgtgtgtgtgtgtttgtgtattGATCTACCGTACGTACCCTTCCTAGGAAAGGCTCGTTCgggttaaattaattttatcccAAAGACAGATGGAACGTCCAGATCATCCGCTCAGAAAATGGACAATATTAAGCGATCGAAGAATAGATGATCACAACTTTCTGCACCTTATTAAGGACATTATCCATTTCCAGGTGTCTATAAATTCCTGAGTAGCAGTTATAAGTCTACGACACATGATAcgtatatatcaatatttaagccATAAAATTGGCATTCCGAGGAACCTCTAGAAACTGAACCACtctatatatatctcatttcaCCTCAGTGCGTACCCCGATCGATATATCATATGGATGGTGCTAGCGATCTGGCCAGCATTAGCTAGTACAACTAGTTAtaaatttgttgttatttttctcttgactttcttaatattattaatcattaagaaaaaaattataattttactaataatcactttcttaatcattaaataaaaaattaaaatatttcaacaaTAAGATTGAGCGATATGTAATTTAAAGGCTCCACTATTtatcatatatgtgtgtgtacgTGTCAGAAAGTTTTCGAAGCTATTGGAGATTGATGGGTCTATTTTCTTGCAATTTAAGCAAGTTTATTCGTAGTAATTTAAAGAATCCCTCCAAAAATACGCTTTCTATAGGCCATTTTCCCTCCTTTTCTTCACCTACCAAGATACCGATCGAGAGTTAAACAACAAACTATACCGGCATTTTGAAGCTTAATGTATTTATTATGGGTGTCTGTATTCATGTATTGTGTTACACTTTGTTTCTTCATAATGCAGGATGAAGTATCTTttgtttctcaaaaaaaaaaatttagccCGCGCGCACTGGATAGCATATTTCAGAGCTGTTTCTTTCGACACATTTGAATTAAAGATCAGGCAACACCGTCAACATGACATGAGATCAGGTCTAGATCACGGTGAAATTTCCAGTCTAGCAATCAAACGGCGAAAAGGAACTTCTGAATATTGCTTTAAAGCAGACCAAGCATAACAAAATTGTTTGAGCAAAAATTCTAATAATGAATAATTGaggataaaatatatatatatatttatatatatgcatgtgagAGAGTGTATTAATTAATTGCTACATAAATATGTGCGGGAAATAATAGTCAGAAAAACAAGAATCTACAGTACCACATCCTGCATGAATATTGACGATCTCCTGacaatatttgtaatataataTGATGTAACCTCATTAATTAGCATTCTCTAGAATTGAAGTACTTCTACATGAATAGTACAGCTTTTTCTTGTTTGCTCTTCTTCACTCGCTTCTTTAGATAGATAGATGgtacaaaaagataaattttgattttaatataattttattttaaaatttaaaaaaattaaattatttattatattttaaataaaaatttaaaaaaattataatgtttaaataaaaagagatgtaaaaacaaacgagacaaatgaaataatgaattgaaatggtttatgaataatagtgaaatatttgagtagagatgagatgaattagaaatagtttgatattttatggggttttgaaaaatgagagaaaaaaaaagttaataaaaatattgttagaatataattttttaatattatatttattctgaaattttaaaaagttaaattattttttgtgtcttgtttaaaagtttgaaaaagttataataattaaataatgatgagattaaaaagttgaatatttgaaattggaaaGTGTGTATGTTcggaaaaattctattcatcatccttacATCACACATTACACACTACACATAAATTGGAAAGTGTTTGAtctatggatgatgagtagatgaaatcaattagtttatgaagaatgcaacaaaaaaaataaaaatataaaaataaaattaaaaaaatgtagtgtgtggtatgtgaggatgatgagtagtaaaacTCGTATGTTTGTAGTGTGacaccccatatgataagaataatggtaggtggtgtatgagatcccacattacttgagaATAAAATCTTATTCCCAAGTGAGTCAAGAGTTGTGACGAAGTGAGTTAAAAATTGCGACGAAGCTACGACGCagcataaatcgctgcaaaaggtTATCTGCAGCGATTTATGatcttatttgcggcgaatgtCAGCGTCGCAAAaggccatttttcttgtagtgagaagttcttgctctttataagatttcaatgagactccaattgtatcattgactagtctttttggagtataggtcatatgATTTTGACCTTCCAAtggagcgttacaaatggtattagagacAGGTTCcaatgataaggataagggtagggtaggtggtgaatgagatcctatattacttgggaatgagaagttcttgctctttataagattcaaacgagacttcaattgtatcatttacTAGTCCTATTGGAGTATAGATCATGTGGTTTGGATCTTCCATTAGGGCGTTATAAATGGTATCAAATTCtatcccaacaaaaaatgtgggacttgagctgtGCCACGTACGATGGATTGGCACGACGAGaatgtcgggaatttaaggggaaTGATTGTAACACATTATATGATAAGTATAAGCATAGGTGGTATATAAGATCCTACATTATTTgtaaatgagaagttcttactatttataaagttctaataggatttcaattatatcattgattaTTCTTTTTAGAATATATGTCATATGATTTAGACCTTCTATTGAAGCGTTGTTATATATagtgtttaaatattgagatgtgATAAGAGATAAACATCTCAATGTCCAAACCAGCTGGCCTCATTCtgtttgatttatatatttcattatgaCATTCTATGTATAACAAGTGTCCATGACGTGCGTGCGCGAGAGCTAGAGAGATCAATACGATAACTAGTTATGTTAAATGTTCTTCTGTCTCCAGCTGCATTTGTTGACATATACGGTTTCTTTACTTTGACCAGTAATATGTTTTTCCAATATCATAATTTCAGGTTGTCGCCATGTTGGGTCGATCAAATTTGGAGGCgtcagtaaaaaaaaatgctaaacaCGCTTTTCCTTCGATTCGATTTCTCCTCTAAAAttgacatacatatatacatatatatgctaGCACAAACATGTACCATTCATTTTTGCATAATCATGTCAGGCTAAGGTTGATAACTTGATACATATCtttcttgtttaattttatGGAAAAAGTTACCGGTATCCCTCAAACTTACCGCTTAATCTTATtgttcatgtaatttaattttttaatttttttaattttttacttaataattaaaaaagtaattattaataaaattatatatttttatttttttaataattaaaaatattaaaaaaacatttaaaaaaaccaaaagaaaaataacaacatCCTAACGAGAGTATCAGCAGTAAAAGAATGTTTATTAGTATGCGCAGCGTAAACACTGGCAGCCTGCTACCACTatcctaattttattgatgtgcAGACGGATCAAAGAAGAGTGGGGAACCTCTCGCTGGTTTTTGGAATTCGACATCAAGAAGTGTTTTCACACCATCGACCGACATCGACTCATCCCAAGCTATTCAGTACTCTAACGTTTTAACTTGTGAGAGGATCCATGTATATAACAATCAATAATTACAGGGAAGTACGATTGATACTGACagtaggggtgtcaaattgTGTTAACGAGTCATATTCGtatcgtgtcaagacatgtatattatattatataggtcaaccctaatCCGACATGTTAAGCTTAtcatgtcaaaatctcaaattctaacataaCGGGTattgtcgtgtcaacccgttttgacttatttatgtaaatgggttgaatagACCCAAAATGAACCCGTTtgatctagttaagtttagcttaactttatataaatgttaaaatcacaatatctataaaaaatataaaactaactataagtccaaaattacaatccaaacaataaaaatattaaaattaaaatcccgacaattttatttttaggtataagggtataattgttgctttaactttcttaacaggTCATAaaaggttgacccgttatcaatcCGTTTAGCTATTgtgtcttaacaggtcaacccgttttgacccgaacccgttaagactaAACCTTAACCCACTTTTATcatgtcgtgttcgtgttgagttaacggatcgtgtcacatattgtcacccctaaTTGACAGATGAACTAAAAACTGTTCAGAAACTAAAGCCTAACGAGTGGTTTgtatttagagatgagttgagatggtttgtgaataatacaataaaagttaaattacttattatattttgtgtgaaaatttaaaaaatttattttgagatttaaaaagttgaattattttttattttttgtgtgagaatttgaaaaaattataataataagatgagatgagttgaggtggattttgaattcaaacgagacCTATGCCTATGgccaaaaatataaacaaacgtcatttttcataatattttatataataatatttttataaaaataaattctttttattagttattatttatcatctcatactCTACATCTTAAGAAAACTAAGCTCATATCTTAAAAAAGATATTCtcatatcctataaaaaatacatttatacccctatgaaaaaattatagatataaattATGAGAATAAAGAGTGATTGATTcgtaataaattttttttataaaattaaaattattttataaaaatatttttatttcataatatatattatgaaatatattataaatgtgtTGTCATTACTCATCTTTTAATTGCTTCTATTTTCTAGAAATAGTACACTTATGTCCATCAACAGTCATAATGAAACGAAGAGAAGCACGTAATTAATATGAGGCATCCAatgcagctagctagcccaTAGCAATCATCCATCTTAGGCAAACTCGGCCATTTAGGTCAGGTGCTTGCTATCAAAAGTCAAATTCTCCAAGGCTGCAGACGTGGGCATGTTAGTGTAGAGCtggcactctctctctctctctctctcttgctaaAGGACAAACGCAAACTATTTTGTATCTCACTCGGCCGAATCCTTCAACACTATctaggagatatatatatatatcatcaccacttgataa contains:
- the LOC108996891 gene encoding uncharacterized protein LOC108996891, coding for MVPYLRGQDLFHFVDGSSKPPSRLLSDKTTVNPNFLAWTKMDQMILSVKISTLSYNLIAQMVGHSTSQVAWSAIEKLFASQSHARVIQLRYQLATISKGASFVFYYFRKLKHLSDTMCAASAPISSDEFTSYLLVDLNSDYDALVTSVTARLELMSPEELYSFLLTLESRLVHSNHLPMSTTLSANYTSSSPHFNNRGRGNYRG